A genomic stretch from Bordetella sp. N includes:
- a CDS encoding cytochrome b, translating into MMKTVFGLPARLLHWVMAVLIVAMLFIGVGMTATVSTWHDTLLSLHRPLGAAILVLACLRLVVRLTSRPPALPADLPAWQKLAAHGSHLALYGMMIAMPLIGWAMVSAGGYPVTLWAGMTLPAILPADPTLFAWLRLAHRWVAYLFFLTFVAHFAAALYHGLIRRDGVLRSMTGKG; encoded by the coding sequence ATGATGAAAACCGTATTTGGTTTGCCCGCGCGGCTGTTGCATTGGGTCATGGCGGTGCTGATCGTCGCGATGCTGTTTATCGGGGTGGGGATGACGGCGACGGTGTCGACCTGGCATGACACCTTGTTGTCGCTGCATCGGCCCCTGGGGGCGGCGATCCTGGTCCTGGCCTGTCTGCGGTTGGTGGTGCGGCTGACGTCGCGGCCACCGGCCTTGCCCGCGGATCTGCCGGCCTGGCAGAAACTGGCCGCGCATGGGTCGCATCTGGCGTTGTACGGGATGATGATCGCCATGCCCTTGATCGGTTGGGCGATGGTGTCGGCGGGCGGCTATCCGGTGACCCTGTGGGCGGGGATGACGTTGCCGGCGATCCTGCCGGCGGATCCGACGCTGTTTGCCTGGCTGCGACTGGCGCATCGGTGGGTGGCGTATCTGTTCTTCCTGACCTTCGTAGCGCACTTCGCCGCGGCCTTGTACCACGGCCTGATCCGTCGCGACGGCGTTTTGAGGTCCATGACCGGAAAAGGGTAG
- a CDS encoding sigma-70 family RNA polymerase sigma factor: MLSTDQDVQLRDLIPRLRRFALWLTRDVHAADDLVQSTMERALSRWSSRRGDDSLRSWLFTILHRRFLDSQRSAKRHSRLLGTLQEADEAHWPSAEDLATTRATLNAFSDLSADQRGLLLLVAVEGFTYQQVADLLDVPIGTVMSRLSRARQALRQLSDGKRPAPLLRVMK; encoded by the coding sequence ATGCTTTCGACCGACCAAGACGTACAACTGCGTGACCTGATCCCGCGGCTGCGGCGCTTCGCGCTGTGGCTGACGCGGGACGTGCACGCGGCCGACGACCTGGTGCAGTCGACCATGGAGCGGGCGCTGTCACGCTGGTCCAGCCGGCGTGGCGACGACAGTCTGCGCAGCTGGCTGTTCACGATCCTGCACCGGCGCTTTCTGGACAGCCAGCGCAGCGCCAAGCGCCACAGCCGGCTGCTGGGTACCCTGCAGGAAGCGGACGAAGCGCACTGGCCGTCGGCCGAGGACCTGGCCACCACCCGCGCGACGCTCAACGCCTTCAGCGACCTGTCCGCCGACCAGCGTGGCCTGTTGCTGCTCGTGGCGGTCGAGGGGTTTACCTACCAGCAGGTGGCCGACCTGCTGGACGTGCCGATCGGCACGGTGATGTCGCGCCTGTCACGCGCGCGCCAGGCCTTGCGCCAGTTGAGCGACGGCAAGCGGCCGGCGCCTTTATTACGAGTCATGAAATGA
- a CDS encoding DsbA family oxidoreductase, whose amino-acid sequence MTQTLRIDYVSDIACPWCAVGLWSLQQAIANVGNEVDARIVFHPFELNPQMRPEGEAIVDYLGKKYGRTPEQIAESQAMIRARGASVGFAFGPRTHAYNTFDAHRLLHWAGLEGKQFPLKAALLTAYHGDGKDPSNHDVLVEAAVSVGLDGAAARKVLDSGQYADEVRAEEQEYIDMGIQSVPSIIFNEKYLLSGGQPPEAFEQAIRQILAESASESESA is encoded by the coding sequence ATGACTCAAACGCTACGCATCGACTACGTTTCCGATATCGCCTGCCCGTGGTGCGCGGTGGGGCTGTGGTCGCTGCAACAGGCCATCGCCAACGTGGGCAATGAAGTGGACGCCCGCATCGTCTTCCACCCCTTCGAACTGAATCCGCAGATGCGGCCGGAGGGCGAAGCCATCGTCGACTATCTGGGCAAGAAGTACGGCCGCACGCCGGAGCAGATCGCCGAGTCGCAGGCCATGATCCGCGCGCGCGGCGCCAGCGTGGGCTTTGCCTTCGGTCCGCGCACGCATGCCTACAACACCTTCGACGCGCATCGCCTGTTGCATTGGGCGGGACTGGAGGGCAAGCAGTTTCCCCTCAAGGCCGCCTTGCTGACGGCCTATCACGGCGACGGCAAGGACCCCAGCAATCACGACGTGCTGGTCGAGGCCGCGGTGTCGGTGGGCCTGGATGGCGCCGCCGCGCGCAAGGTGCTGGATAGCGGGCAGTACGCGGACGAGGTGCGCGCGGAAGAGCAGGAGTACATCGACATGGGCATCCAGTCCGTGCCCAGCATCATCTTCAACGAGAAATACCTGTTAAGCGGCGGCCAGCCGCCGGAGGCCTTCGAGCAGGCGATACGGCAGATCCTGGCGGAATCCGCGTCCGAGTCCGAGTCCGCCTAG
- a CDS encoding CysB family HTH-type transcriptional regulator encodes MNLQQFRFVRETIRRDFNLTEAARMLYTSQPGVSKAIIEFEDELGVKIFERHGKRIKGLTKPGLAVSQVIDRIMREVDNLKKVSDEFARRDEGGLVIACTHTQARYLLPRVIPAFRKQFPKVHLSLAEGSPSQLAEMVLHEQADLAIATESLALTPGLATMPCYTWEHTVVVRPDHPLAELKSSEAKRLTLEQLAAFPIVTYDRAFTGRSTIDEVFASQSIHPDIVLEAIDADVIKTYVDVGLGIGIIAGVAYDPRRDSGLIGLPVGHLFGTHTTRVGVKSGVFLRDYVYTFIEMLTPALTRNVVSKAVQGQSE; translated from the coding sequence ATGAACCTGCAACAATTTCGCTTCGTCAGAGAAACCATCCGCCGCGACTTCAACCTTACCGAAGCCGCGCGGATGCTTTATACGTCCCAACCTGGGGTTTCCAAGGCCATCATCGAATTCGAGGATGAGCTTGGCGTCAAGATTTTCGAGCGTCATGGCAAGCGCATCAAGGGCTTGACCAAGCCCGGCCTGGCCGTGTCGCAGGTGATCGACCGCATCATGCGCGAAGTCGACAACCTGAAGAAGGTCAGTGATGAATTTGCCCGGCGCGATGAGGGCGGTCTGGTGATCGCGTGTACCCATACGCAGGCGCGTTACCTGTTGCCGCGCGTGATCCCGGCGTTCCGCAAGCAATTCCCCAAGGTGCATCTGTCCCTGGCCGAAGGCAGCCCGTCGCAGCTCGCGGAAATGGTGCTGCATGAGCAGGCCGACCTGGCGATCGCCACGGAATCCCTGGCCTTGACCCCCGGGCTGGCGACCATGCCTTGCTATACCTGGGAGCACACCGTGGTGGTGCGGCCGGATCACCCGCTGGCCGAGCTGAAGTCCAGCGAGGCCAAGCGGCTGACCCTGGAGCAATTGGCGGCTTTCCCCATCGTCACGTACGACCGTGCCTTTACCGGCCGTTCGACGATCGATGAAGTGTTCGCCAGCCAGAGCATCCACCCGGACATCGTGCTGGAGGCCATCGACGCCGACGTGATCAAGACGTACGTGGACGTCGGCCTGGGCATCGGCATCATCGCCGGCGTCGCCTACGATCCGCGGCGGGACTCCGGGCTGATCGGCCTGCCCGTGGGGCATCTGTTCGGCACGCACACGACCCGGGTCGGTGTGAAGTCGGGTGTCTTCCTGCGCGATTACGTCTACACCTTCATCGAGATGCTGACCCCGGCGCTGACCCGCAACGTCGTCTCGAAGGCCGTCCAGGGACAGTCGGAGTAG
- a CDS encoding catalase family peroxidase — protein sequence MDQSTSRGDPGNRTLRWVAIGGAVVVVVLAFGYVGGWLAPARLTPKRVVDALQANSGEHAGYRRNHAKGICVGGYFEGNGAATAYSTAPFFAAGKTPVVGRFALPGGNPYAPDSSVPIRSMALRLTAADGQQWRTGMNSMPVFPLATPQAFYEQLKASAPDPKTGKPDPAKMKAFVGGHPEMSEFLAWVKTAKPSASFATETYYSLNAFYLVNKDGTRQAVRWRMVPQQTDGAGALAAPSDPDVLREDLPRRIEAGPQRWKLLLTLAAPGDVVDDATKTWPESRQTVEAGTLVLDSVAAQDSGPCRDVNYDPTVLPAGIQVSGDPLLAARSAAYADSYLRRTSEEAGVPGAAPLSTEKK from the coding sequence ATGGATCAGAGTACATCGCGGGGCGATCCGGGTAACCGGACGCTGCGCTGGGTGGCGATAGGCGGCGCCGTGGTCGTCGTGGTGCTGGCTTTCGGCTATGTCGGCGGCTGGCTGGCGCCCGCCCGCCTTACCCCCAAACGCGTCGTCGATGCCTTGCAGGCCAATAGCGGGGAACATGCGGGCTACCGGCGCAATCACGCCAAAGGTATCTGCGTGGGCGGTTACTTCGAGGGCAATGGCGCGGCCACCGCCTATTCGACCGCCCCGTTCTTCGCGGCGGGCAAGACCCCGGTGGTGGGCCGCTTCGCCTTGCCGGGCGGCAATCCCTACGCGCCTGACAGCAGCGTGCCGATCCGCAGCATGGCCTTGCGGCTGACGGCGGCGGACGGACAGCAATGGCGGACCGGCATGAACAGCATGCCGGTGTTTCCCCTGGCGACCCCGCAAGCCTTCTATGAACAATTGAAGGCGAGCGCGCCCGACCCCAAGACCGGCAAGCCCGATCCCGCCAAGATGAAGGCTTTCGTCGGCGGACATCCGGAAATGTCCGAGTTCCTCGCCTGGGTGAAGACCGCCAAGCCCAGCGCCAGCTTCGCCACCGAAACCTATTACTCCTTGAACGCCTTCTATCTGGTGAACAAGGACGGCACGCGCCAGGCGGTGCGCTGGCGGATGGTGCCGCAGCAGACCGATGGCGCCGGCGCACTGGCTGCACCCAGCGACCCCGATGTCTTGCGGGAAGACCTGCCGCGCCGCATCGAGGCCGGTCCGCAGCGCTGGAAACTGCTGCTGACCCTGGCGGCGCCTGGGGACGTCGTGGACGACGCGACCAAGACCTGGCCTGAATCGAGGCAGACGGTAGAGGCCGGCACCCTGGTGCTCGATAGCGTGGCGGCGCAGGACAGTGGCCCCTGTAGGGACGTCAATTACGACCCGACGGTATTGCCGGCGGGGATCCAGGTTTCCGGCGATCCGCTGCTGGCGGCGCGGTCGGCGGCCTATGCGGATTCCTATCTGCGGCGCACCAGTGAAGAGGCCGGTGTTCCCGGCGCGGCTCCCCTGTCCACGGAGAAGAAATGA
- a CDS encoding 4-hydroxyproline epimerase codes for MSSHTFFCVDGHTCGNPVRLVAGGAPALVGANMVEKRAHFLREYDWIRTGLMFEPRGHDMMSGAILYPPTRPDCDIAFLFIETSGCLPMCGHGTIGTVTMALERGLVTPREPGLLRIDTPAGVVQARYEMDGAYVDSVRITNVPSFLFASGLEAEVEGLGTIVADVAYGGNFYAIVSPQQNFPGLEHVQPSDILLWSPRVRQAFGAKYQFVHPENPAINGLSHVQWTGVPQHAEAHARNAVFYGDKAIDRSPCGTGTSARMAQWAAQGKLDVGDDFIHESIIGTLFRGRVEARARVGDFDAIVPSIEGWARMTGYNTIFIDDRDPLKHGFLVKDELR; via the coding sequence ATGAGTTCCCACACTTTTTTCTGCGTCGACGGCCACACCTGCGGCAATCCCGTGCGCCTGGTCGCCGGTGGCGCACCGGCCCTGGTCGGCGCGAATATGGTCGAGAAACGCGCGCATTTCCTGCGCGAGTACGACTGGATCCGCACCGGCCTGATGTTCGAGCCGCGCGGCCACGACATGATGTCCGGCGCCATCCTGTATCCGCCGACGCGGCCGGATTGCGATATCGCTTTCCTGTTCATCGAAACGTCGGGCTGCCTGCCGATGTGCGGACACGGCACGATAGGCACGGTCACCATGGCGCTGGAACGTGGCCTGGTGACGCCGCGCGAGCCGGGCCTGCTGCGCATCGATACGCCCGCCGGCGTGGTGCAGGCGCGTTACGAGATGGACGGGGCCTACGTTGACAGCGTGCGCATCACCAATGTGCCGTCCTTCCTGTTCGCCAGCGGGCTGGAAGCCGAAGTCGAAGGCCTGGGGACCATCGTGGCCGACGTGGCCTATGGCGGCAACTTCTACGCCATCGTTTCGCCGCAGCAGAATTTCCCCGGACTGGAGCACGTGCAGCCGTCGGACATCCTGCTTTGGAGCCCGCGCGTACGCCAGGCCTTCGGCGCGAAATACCAGTTCGTGCATCCGGAAAACCCCGCCATCAACGGGCTGTCGCACGTGCAGTGGACCGGCGTGCCGCAGCACGCTGAAGCGCATGCGCGCAATGCGGTGTTCTACGGCGACAAGGCCATCGACCGTTCGCCTTGCGGCACCGGTACGTCGGCACGCATGGCGCAGTGGGCGGCGCAGGGCAAGCTGGACGTGGGCGATGACTTCATCCACGAGAGCATCATCGGCACCTTGTTTCGTGGCCGGGTCGAGGCGCGTGCGCGGGTGGGCGACTTCGACGCCATCGTGCCGTCCATCGAAGGATGGGCGCGCATGACCGGCTATAACACCATCTTCATCGACGACCGTGATCCCTTGAAGCACGGCTTCCTGGTGAAGGACGAACTGCGCTGA
- a CDS encoding C40 family peptidase, with amino-acid sequence MNRYGHRLLSRFFSPLLNTRLARLGGVTLGVAILAGCANTGTSERYDYASTDLEGYEASWANNSDDPIGMLLAEKLRRPSRSAGMSYKTGNGTDNVLLAGEALNYLGIRYRFGGSSPATGFDCSGLVSYVAEQSLGLKLPRNAADIYQKVGMSVARNDLQVGDLVFFNTMGRRYSHVGIYLGDDRFVHSPSAGGKVRIESMELAYWSKRYNGARRIDSTLIAQARAGN; translated from the coding sequence ATGAACCGATACGGCCACCGTCTGCTCTCACGATTTTTCTCTCCCCTACTCAATACGCGCCTGGCCAGGCTTGGCGGCGTGACGCTCGGCGTCGCGATACTCGCCGGCTGCGCCAACACCGGTACCTCCGAGCGCTACGACTACGCGTCGACCGATCTCGAAGGCTACGAGGCCTCCTGGGCCAACAATTCCGACGATCCCATCGGCATGCTGCTGGCCGAGAAGCTGCGCCGGCCCTCGCGTAGCGCGGGCATGTCCTACAAGACCGGCAACGGCACCGACAATGTACTGCTGGCGGGCGAGGCGTTGAACTACCTTGGCATCCGTTATCGCTTCGGCGGGTCGTCGCCGGCCACCGGTTTCGATTGCAGCGGGCTGGTGTCCTACGTCGCCGAACAGTCGCTGGGTTTGAAGCTACCGCGTAACGCCGCCGATATCTATCAGAAGGTGGGTATGTCGGTGGCGCGCAATGACCTGCAGGTGGGCGACCTGGTGTTCTTCAACACCATGGGCCGCCGGTACTCGCACGTCGGCATCTACCTGGGCGACGATCGCTTCGTCCATTCGCCCAGCGCGGGTGGCAAGGTACGCATCGAGAGCATGGAGCTGGCGTACTGGAGCAAGCGCTACAACGGCGCGCGTCGCATCGACAGCACGCTGATCGCGCAGGCCCGCGCAGGCAACTGA
- a CDS encoding MFS transporter, whose translation MSAPPPEAGQASNSGDPAGAAVAAPALAAASLNPGVTRREVWAWAMYDFANSGYTTVILTTVFSAYFVGVVGQGEHWATLAWTGALSLSYLAIMLTMPTLGARADARAAKRRLLFASTVGCILATLTLTQAGPGDVWLALIGVALSNYFYCIGESVVAAFLPELARPHALGRVSGWGWSFGYCGGLLSLGLSLVVVTLAQAKGLGAAQFVPWVIVVTCAVFALSALPSFFLLRERAVPTGGPGRAAPDMLGQLARAWRETRSHFVQFRRLLMCVTCYQAGVAVVITLAAVYAEQAMGFRTEQTMMLVFVVNIAAAAGAFLFGYMQDRVGHKRALAMTLCGWIAMVLVAYFAVTVPVFWIAAFLAGLCMGTSQSAGRAMVGSLAPSGRQAEFFALWTFSVQLAAVIGPLTYGLITWLTQGNHRLAILATGLFFLGGLLLLRRVDLAQGMRERIAADGGRP comes from the coding sequence ATGTCGGCGCCGCCGCCGGAAGCAGGCCAAGCCAGCAACTCCGGTGATCCCGCCGGGGCCGCCGTTGCTGCGCCGGCTCTGGCGGCGGCCAGCCTGAATCCAGGCGTGACCCGGCGCGAGGTCTGGGCCTGGGCCATGTACGACTTCGCCAACTCGGGCTACACCACGGTCATCCTGACCACGGTGTTCAGCGCCTACTTCGTCGGCGTGGTCGGGCAGGGCGAGCACTGGGCCACCCTGGCGTGGACCGGCGCGCTGTCGCTGTCTTACCTGGCCATCATGTTGACCATGCCCACCTTGGGCGCGCGTGCCGACGCCCGCGCGGCCAAGCGCCGGCTGCTGTTCGCCAGCACCGTGGGCTGCATTCTGGCGACCCTGACCCTGACGCAAGCCGGGCCGGGCGACGTCTGGCTGGCCTTGATCGGCGTTGCCCTGTCCAACTATTTCTATTGCATCGGCGAATCAGTGGTGGCGGCTTTCCTGCCCGAGCTGGCGCGGCCGCATGCGCTGGGACGCGTGTCCGGCTGGGGCTGGAGTTTCGGCTATTGCGGCGGCCTGCTCAGCCTGGGCCTGTCGCTGGTGGTGGTGACCCTGGCCCAGGCCAAGGGTCTGGGCGCGGCGCAGTTCGTGCCTTGGGTCATCGTAGTGACGTGCGCAGTCTTCGCGCTGTCGGCCTTGCCCTCATTTTTCCTGTTGCGCGAACGCGCGGTGCCCACCGGCGGGCCGGGCCGCGCCGCCCCCGACATGCTGGGCCAGCTGGCGCGGGCCTGGCGCGAGACGCGCAGCCACTTCGTCCAGTTTCGCCGGCTGTTGATGTGCGTGACCTGCTATCAGGCCGGCGTGGCGGTGGTCATCACGCTGGCGGCGGTGTACGCGGAACAGGCAATGGGTTTCCGTACCGAGCAGACCATGATGCTGGTGTTCGTGGTGAACATCGCGGCGGCGGCGGGGGCTTTTCTGTTTGGCTATATGCAGGACCGCGTCGGTCACAAGCGGGCCCTGGCCATGACCCTGTGCGGCTGGATCGCCATGGTGCTGGTGGCTTATTTCGCCGTGACCGTGCCGGTGTTCTGGATCGCCGCCTTTCTGGCGGGCCTGTGCATGGGCACCAGCCAGAGCGCCGGCCGCGCCATGGTAGGTTCCCTGGCACCGTCCGGGCGGCAGGCGGAGTTCTTTGCCTTGTGGACCTTCTCGGTGCAGCTGGCGGCGGTGATCGGGCCGTTGACGTATGGCCTGATCACCTGGCTGACGCAAGGTAATCATCGCCTGGCCATTCTTGCCACCGGCCTTTTCTTCCTGGGCGGACTGCTGCTGTTGCGGCGCGTCGATCTGGCTCAGGGCATGCGTGAACGAATCGCGGCAGACGGAGGTCGCCCATGA
- a CDS encoding heme-binding protein, producing the protein MNSKPVLTADDVKKILAAAEAHARSNKWAVSIAVADDGGHLLGMLRLDGAAPISAQIAPAKAQTAAVGRRESKVYEDSINNGRYAFLSAPMTGMLEGGVPIVAQGVVVGAVGVSGVQAADDAATAKAGIAALGL; encoded by the coding sequence ATGAATAGCAAGCCTGTCCTTACCGCCGACGACGTCAAGAAGATCCTGGCGGCCGCCGAAGCGCATGCGCGGTCCAACAAATGGGCGGTGTCGATCGCGGTGGCCGATGACGGCGGCCATCTGCTGGGCATGCTGCGCCTGGACGGCGCCGCGCCCATCTCGGCCCAGATCGCACCGGCCAAGGCGCAGACCGCCGCCGTAGGACGACGCGAATCCAAGGTCTACGAAGACTCCATCAATAATGGCCGCTACGCCTTCCTGTCCGCGCCCATGACGGGCATGCTGGAAGGCGGCGTGCCTATCGTCGCGCAAGGCGTGGTGGTGGGCGCGGTGGGCGTGTCCGGCGTCCAGGCAGCTGACGATGCCGCCACCGCCAAAGCCGGCATCGCGGCCCTGGGCCTGTGA
- a CDS encoding anti-sigma factor, giving the protein MRNPPDDDLLHAYVDGQLDPEARKAVERDLARHPDRAALARLWMADVADLRAALADLPPPPASRALDPAVIRAEQAARNRVRMAIAASLVLCLGLGSLGGWQARGWQTQVAEMSARALPMSDAIAAYKLMVVDRSARIDFTASDVGALQTWLEQSVGPKAKLPDLGTAGFRPIGGRLFATEGGTAAMVLYTDADGRTLSFYVRPPESPQRLLPTGKRTDGGLLARYGTLHGLLYAVVGPEASVGASDVARVLDQQT; this is encoded by the coding sequence ATGAGGAATCCCCCTGACGACGACCTTCTCCACGCCTACGTGGACGGCCAGCTCGACCCCGAGGCGCGCAAGGCGGTCGAGCGCGATCTTGCCCGCCATCCCGACCGGGCGGCGCTGGCGCGGCTCTGGATGGCGGACGTGGCTGATCTGCGCGCCGCGCTTGCGGACCTGCCGCCGCCGCCCGCGAGCCGGGCACTCGACCCGGCCGTGATACGGGCGGAACAGGCCGCGCGTAACCGGGTGCGCATGGCTATCGCGGCGTCGCTGGTGCTGTGCCTGGGCCTGGGCAGCCTGGGCGGTTGGCAGGCGCGCGGCTGGCAGACGCAAGTGGCCGAGATGTCCGCACGGGCCCTGCCCATGAGCGACGCGATCGCGGCCTATAAGCTGATGGTGGTCGACCGCAGCGCGCGCATCGATTTCACTGCATCCGACGTGGGTGCGCTGCAGACGTGGCTGGAGCAGAGCGTCGGGCCCAAGGCGAAGCTGCCGGATCTGGGCACGGCGGGTTTCCGTCCGATCGGCGGCCGCCTGTTCGCCACCGAGGGGGGCACGGCGGCCATGGTGCTTTATACGGATGCGGACGGTCGCACGCTGAGCTTCTATGTGCGGCCACCGGAATCCCCGCAGCGGCTGTTGCCGACGGGCAAGCGCACCGATGGGGGCTTGCTGGCCCGCTACGGCACCCTGCATGGCTTGCTGTACGCCGTGGTCGGGCCGGAAGCCAGCGTGGGCGCCAGCGACGTCGCGCGGGTGCTGGACCAGCAGACCTAG
- a CDS encoding propionate--CoA ligase, with product MQKIRDFHYASVHQREEFWRREAGRIHWDTPPERTLDDSRLPFARWYVGGTTNLCYNAVDRWLPLQADRQALIWVSTEVDQERTYTQAQLYEEVNAVAAMLREQGVDKGDRVLIYMPMVPEAVFTMLACARLGAIHSVVFGGFAAHNLAQRIDDAQPKVIVSADAGSRGGKVMAYKPLLDEALTLCQSRPAAAIVLDRGLAPAPLREGEWDYAQLRARHQGARVPVAWLESSEPSYILYTSGTTGKPKGVQRDTGGYTVALAASMEYIFNGKPGETFFCTSDIGWVVGHSYIVYGPLIGGQTTILYEGTPVRPDGAILWKLVERYKVNTLFSAPTAVRVLKRQDPDLLKRHDLSSLRAVYLAGEPLDEPTARWIGEALGKPIIDNYWQTESGWPILSAQPGVERTAPRLGSPSFPTYGYDVRVVDESTGADLEPGQKGVVAIVPPLPPGAMSTIWGDDERFVRTYFESIPGRQVYSTFDWGRVDDDGYWFILGRTDDVINVAGHRLGTREIEESLSSHASVAECAVVGVADALKGQVARAFVVLKDPTQAEGDAAMQALEGDMMRVVDRQLGAVARPACIRFVAALPKTRSGKVLRRAIVAVCEGRDPGDLATIEDPNALELIKESLR from the coding sequence GTGCAAAAAATCCGTGATTTCCATTACGCCTCTGTACATCAGCGGGAGGAATTTTGGCGTAGAGAAGCAGGTCGCATTCATTGGGATACGCCTCCGGAACGGACTTTGGACGACAGCCGCCTGCCTTTTGCCCGCTGGTATGTCGGAGGCACCACCAATCTCTGTTACAACGCCGTCGATCGCTGGCTCCCCCTTCAGGCGGATAGACAGGCCCTGATCTGGGTATCGACCGAGGTCGACCAGGAGCGCACCTATACGCAGGCGCAGCTTTATGAAGAGGTGAATGCGGTCGCCGCCATGCTGCGCGAGCAGGGTGTGGACAAGGGCGACCGGGTGCTGATCTATATGCCCATGGTGCCGGAGGCCGTGTTCACCATGCTGGCGTGCGCCCGCCTGGGCGCCATCCATTCCGTGGTGTTCGGCGGTTTCGCCGCGCACAATCTGGCGCAGCGCATCGACGACGCACAACCCAAGGTCATCGTGTCGGCCGACGCCGGCTCGCGCGGGGGCAAGGTCATGGCCTACAAGCCTTTGCTGGACGAGGCGCTGACCCTGTGTCAGTCGCGGCCCGCCGCCGCCATCGTGCTCGACCGGGGCCTGGCGCCCGCGCCACTGCGCGAGGGCGAATGGGATTACGCCCAGTTGCGCGCGCGGCACCAGGGCGCACGCGTGCCCGTGGCCTGGCTGGAGTCGTCCGAGCCCAGCTACATTCTTTACACGTCGGGCACCACCGGCAAACCCAAGGGGGTGCAGCGCGACACTGGCGGCTATACCGTCGCCCTGGCCGCGTCGATGGAATACATCTTCAACGGCAAGCCGGGCGAGACGTTCTTCTGCACCAGCGATATCGGCTGGGTAGTGGGCCATTCCTACATCGTCTACGGGCCCCTGATCGGCGGCCAGACCACCATTCTTTACGAGGGCACGCCGGTACGGCCCGACGGCGCCATCCTGTGGAAGCTGGTCGAACGCTACAAGGTCAACACGCTGTTTTCGGCGCCGACCGCGGTGCGGGTGCTCAAGCGCCAGGATCCCGACCTGCTGAAGCGGCACGACCTGTCTTCGCTGCGCGCGGTCTATCTGGCCGGCGAGCCGCTCGACGAGCCCACCGCGCGCTGGATCGGCGAGGCCCTGGGCAAGCCCATCATCGACAACTACTGGCAGACCGAAAGCGGCTGGCCCATCCTGTCGGCCCAGCCCGGCGTGGAGCGCACCGCTCCCCGCCTGGGCAGCCCATCGTTCCCCACGTACGGCTATGACGTGCGGGTGGTGGACGAAAGCACCGGGGCGGACCTGGAGCCGGGGCAAAAGGGCGTGGTGGCCATCGTGCCGCCGTTGCCGCCGGGCGCGATGAGCACGATCTGGGGGGACGACGAACGCTTCGTCCGCACGTATTTCGAATCCATCCCGGGGCGCCAGGTGTATTCGACCTTCGACTGGGGGCGGGTCGATGACGATGGCTACTGGTTCATCCTGGGACGCACCGACGACGTCATCAACGTGGCCGGACACCGGCTGGGCACGCGGGAGATCGAGGAGTCCCTCAGCAGCCATGCCAGTGTGGCCGAATGCGCCGTGGTAGGCGTGGCCGATGCCTTGAAAGGGCAGGTGGCGCGCGCCTTCGTGGTCTTGAAGGACCCCACGCAGGCCGAAGGCGACGCGGCCATGCAGGCGCTGGAAGGCGATATGATGCGCGTGGTCGATCGGCAGCTTGGCGCGGTGGCGCGGCCTGCTTGCATCCGGTTCGTCGCGGCCTTGCCCAAGACACGCTCCGGCAAGGTATTGCGGCGGGCCATCGTGGCGGTGTGCGAAGGGCGCGATCCCGGCGACCTGGCGACGATCGAGGACCCCAACGCATTGGAACTGATCAAGGAATCGCTGAGATGA
- a CDS encoding DUF2325 domain-containing protein, with protein sequence MAGLSAVVVGADRLGNIPDLLKGHNISITHHISGRDPSHQKRGLSLPTGTQLVILLTDFLGHNVMKTFRHSAQRAGIKVVACRRSVCSMQQALSQCGLCPNNPNNAAKVH encoded by the coding sequence ATGGCGGGACTAAGCGCAGTAGTAGTGGGGGCGGACCGGCTAGGCAATATCCCGGACCTGCTGAAGGGACACAACATTTCGATCACGCACCACATCAGCGGCCGTGATCCTTCACATCAGAAACGCGGTCTGTCGCTGCCCACGGGCACGCAGCTGGTGATTCTGCTGACCGACTTTCTTGGCCACAACGTCATGAAGACGTTCCGCCATTCGGCCCAGCGCGCAGGCATCAAAGTGGTGGCCTGCCGCCGTTCGGTATGTAGCATGCAGCAGGCGCTCAGCCAGTGCGGCTTGTGTCCGAACAATCCCAACAACGCCGCCAAGGTTCACTAA